Proteins found in one Halobaculum sp. MBLA0147 genomic segment:
- a CDS encoding sulfurtransferase, with protein MDVFLDHETVADRLGDDDFRVVDVRDAWEFDGIGHLPEAVSIPFDEFRSGDGEADDATDGTDEAADGTTDTDDADDGDRTDDTADVGMLPGVAAWQDRLSTAGIETDDTVVAYDDTHGVFAARFVVTALLYGHDPDRLFVLDGDYSAWSRDRAVARETPTPTPTTYDARSPETVADTPLVDFETVQAALDDDTLLVDTREAWEYEEGHLPGAVQLDWLELVDTDGTRGLHPRERLRTILSERGIDPERRIVLYCNTARRISHTYLVLRHLSFEHVGFYEGSLTEWERRGGRVVTAE; from the coding sequence ATGGACGTGTTTCTCGACCACGAGACGGTCGCGGACCGACTCGGGGACGACGACTTCCGCGTCGTCGACGTGCGCGACGCCTGGGAGTTCGACGGGATCGGACACCTCCCCGAGGCGGTGTCGATCCCGTTCGACGAGTTCCGGAGCGGTGACGGCGAGGCAGACGACGCGACCGACGGGACCGACGAAGCGGCGGACGGCACGACCGACACGGACGACGCGGACGACGGCGACCGCACCGACGACACGGCCGACGTGGGCATGCTCCCGGGCGTCGCGGCGTGGCAGGACCGACTCTCGACTGCCGGGATCGAGACGGACGACACCGTCGTCGCGTACGACGACACCCACGGGGTGTTCGCGGCGCGGTTCGTCGTGACGGCGTTGCTGTACGGTCACGACCCGGACCGACTGTTCGTGCTCGACGGCGACTACAGCGCCTGGAGTCGCGACCGCGCGGTCGCACGCGAGACGCCGACACCGACGCCGACGACGTACGACGCCCGCTCGCCGGAGACGGTCGCAGACACACCGTTGGTCGACTTCGAGACGGTCCAGGCGGCGCTGGACGACGACACACTCCTCGTCGACACGCGCGAGGCGTGGGAGTACGAGGAGGGCCACCTCCCCGGTGCCGTACAGTTGGACTGGCTCGAACTGGTCGACACGGACGGGACGCGGGGGCTCCACCCGCGCGAGCGACTGCGGACGATCCTCTCCGAGCGCGGGATCGACCCGGAGCGGCGGATCGTGCTCTACTGTAACACCGCGCGCCGGATCAGCCACACCTACCTCGTCTTGCGGCACCTCTCGTTCGAGCACGTGGGCTTCTACGAGGGGAGCCTCACGGAGTGGGAGCGACGCGGCGGCCGCGTCGTCA
- a CDS encoding sulfurtransferase: MSDYATDVLVSADWVEARLDEFQSDDPAHRLVEVDVDTEAYDEGHAPGAIGFNWETDLQDQTQRDVLSKDDFEALNAEHGISDDSTVVLYGDNSNWFAAYTYWQYKYYGHDDVRLLDGGREYWVENDYELTDEVPSFPETEYEADEPDESIRAYRGDVEDAIDAGTPLVDVRSPEEFSGEILAPPGLQETAQRGGHIPGARNISWASVTNDDGTFKTKEELEELYEDVLAEGDDEIVAYCRIGERSSVAWFALHELVGADQTVNYDGSWTEWGNLVRAPIETGSGD; this comes from the coding sequence ATGTCAGATTACGCTACAGACGTACTCGTGAGCGCGGACTGGGTCGAGGCGCGACTGGACGAGTTCCAGTCCGACGACCCCGCACACCGCCTGGTCGAGGTCGACGTGGACACGGAGGCGTACGACGAGGGCCACGCCCCCGGCGCCATCGGGTTCAACTGGGAGACCGACCTCCAGGACCAGACGCAGCGAGACGTGCTCTCGAAGGACGACTTCGAGGCGCTGAACGCGGAACACGGTATCTCCGACGACTCGACGGTCGTGCTGTACGGGGACAACTCGAACTGGTTCGCGGCCTACACCTACTGGCAGTACAAGTACTACGGCCACGACGACGTGCGCCTGCTCGACGGCGGCCGCGAGTACTGGGTCGAGAACGACTACGAGCTGACCGACGAGGTGCCGTCGTTCCCGGAGACGGAGTACGAGGCCGACGAGCCGGACGAGTCGATCCGTGCGTACCGCGGCGACGTGGAGGACGCCATCGACGCCGGCACGCCACTCGTCGACGTACGCTCGCCCGAGGAGTTCTCCGGCGAGATCCTCGCGCCGCCGGGCCTCCAGGAGACCGCCCAGCGCGGCGGTCACATCCCGGGCGCTCGCAACATCTCGTGGGCCTCCGTCACCAACGACGACGGGACGTTCAAGACGAAGGAAGAGCTCGAAGAGCTGTACGAGGACGTGCTCGCGGAGGGTGACGACGAGATCGTCGCCTACTGCCGGATCGGCGAGCGCTCCTCGGTCGCCTGGTTCGCGCTGCACGAGCTCGTCGGCGCCGATCAGACCGTCAACTACGACGGCTCCTGGACGGAGTGGGGCAACCTCGTGCGCGCCCCCATCGAGACCGGTAGCGGCGACTGA
- a CDS encoding AI-2E family transporter, producing the protein MPPSRQTALAATLLALSAVTAVVLADVLATVVLAVTLGYVLLPVRNEAVARGAPRRVAAGVATALASLIVVGFVAPVAFVLYERRAAAVALFESLPDVLPVTVGEVTYEIPVEPLIALARETLTGVAIEVAAVAPVIALKATVLVLLLYGLLYRPDALRTAAVRAVPRAYHEPLFALHRRAGETLRAIYVLQAATAVGTFLLGTGTFWALGYDSPVVLGVLSAVLQFVPILGPSVVVVVLAGLEVLAGDLTGAILVTVFGLVIVGFLPDAVIRTRLAEYTTELPVSLYFVGFVGGVLTVGAVGFVLGPLVVALLVETVLLLSDGVERAQRRLDDTPDGERSAGRGSAAGGAVGEESVASGTAVEESAPGATVPPDPADEDPPRGSTSPATGTGGHTAGDDGDGSES; encoded by the coding sequence GTGCCACCGAGTCGACAGACGGCGTTGGCGGCGACGCTGCTCGCGTTGAGTGCGGTGACCGCCGTCGTGCTCGCGGACGTGCTCGCGACGGTCGTGCTCGCCGTGACGCTGGGGTACGTCCTGTTGCCAGTTCGCAACGAGGCCGTCGCGCGCGGTGCACCGCGGCGGGTGGCGGCGGGTGTCGCGACGGCACTGGCGTCGCTGATCGTCGTCGGCTTCGTCGCGCCCGTCGCGTTCGTCCTGTACGAGCGCCGTGCCGCGGCGGTCGCGCTCTTCGAGTCGCTGCCGGACGTGTTGCCGGTCACCGTCGGCGAGGTGACCTACGAGATCCCCGTCGAACCGCTGATCGCACTGGCCCGCGAGACGCTCACCGGCGTCGCCATCGAAGTCGCGGCGGTCGCGCCGGTGATCGCGCTGAAGGCAACCGTGCTCGTGTTGCTGTTGTACGGCCTGCTCTACCGCCCGGACGCACTCCGGACCGCGGCGGTCCGCGCGGTCCCACGGGCGTACCACGAGCCGCTGTTCGCGCTCCACCGACGCGCCGGCGAGACGCTACGGGCGATCTACGTCCTCCAGGCGGCGACGGCCGTCGGCACCTTCCTCCTCGGGACGGGGACGTTCTGGGCGCTGGGGTACGACTCCCCGGTGGTGTTGGGCGTCCTCTCGGCGGTGCTCCAGTTCGTGCCGATCCTCGGCCCCAGCGTCGTCGTCGTGGTGTTGGCCGGGCTGGAGGTGCTCGCCGGGGACCTCACCGGCGCGATCCTCGTCACCGTGTTCGGACTCGTGATCGTCGGGTTCCTCCCGGACGCCGTGATCCGGACGCGACTGGCGGAGTACACGACGGAACTGCCCGTCTCGTTGTACTTCGTCGGCTTCGTCGGCGGGGTGCTCACCGTCGGCGCCGTCGGGTTCGTGCTCGGCCCGCTCGTCGTCGCCTTACTCGTCGAGACGGTACTGTTGTTGTCCGACGGCGTCGAGCGCGCCCAACGACGGCTCGACGACACGCCGGACGGAGAGCGGTCGGCCGGCCGGGGGTCGGCGGCCGGCGGGGCGGTCGGCGAGGAGTCGGTGGCCAGTGGGACGGCCGTCGAAGAGTCGGCCCCTGGAGCGACGGTCCCACCCGATCCGGCCGACGAGGACCCGCCCCGTGGGAGCACGTCGCCGGCGACTGGCACGGGGGGACACACCGCCGGCGACGACGGAGACGGTTCAGAGTCGTGA
- a CDS encoding DUF5788 family protein, with protein sequence MREFERKQLLERVERDSATVGRTLPDGVEVQGEEIDLQEFVFEIKRRDTIPAGERDRVERAKRNLRRERRERLELIEENEVSFAEGEELVEGIVGIDRALNALEQLRPVDLEAEARKQETADRQRWMNFLRKALGRDDGDSHGGRGSRRGSR encoded by the coding sequence GTGAGGGAGTTCGAACGCAAACAACTCCTGGAACGTGTCGAGCGCGACTCCGCGACCGTCGGGCGGACACTCCCGGACGGCGTCGAGGTGCAAGGCGAGGAGATCGACCTCCAGGAGTTCGTCTTCGAGATCAAGCGTCGGGACACGATCCCGGCCGGGGAACGCGACCGCGTCGAGCGGGCCAAGCGCAACCTCCGGCGGGAACGACGCGAGCGGCTGGAGTTGATCGAGGAGAACGAGGTGTCCTTCGCGGAGGGCGAGGAGTTGGTCGAGGGGATCGTCGGGATCGACCGCGCGCTGAACGCGCTCGAACAGCTCCGCCCGGTCGACCTCGAGGCCGAGGCGCGCAAACAGGAGACAGCCGATCGCCAGCGCTGGATGAACTTCCTCCGGAAGGCGCTGGGCAGAGACGACGGCGACAGTCACGGCGGGCGTGGGAGTCGGCGCGGCTCGCGGTGA
- the polX gene encoding DNA polymerase/3'-5' exonuclease PolX — MRNDEIATLLEEFADRLEATGVEYKPSAYRRAAENVREYPGAVEDLAADGEDAVAEIDRVGDAIASKIVEYVETGEIEELAELRAKLPVDIAALTRVEGVGPKTVGSLYDALGVEDLDDLERAAEAGEIQTVTGFGAKTEQNILENVQFAREAAERTRLGAARPLADDLLAYLRESEAVERAATAGSIRRWRDTVGDVDVLVATTAGEAVVERFTEWSAADDVIEAGAQKASVRADGVRVDVRTVVPAEFGAALQYFTGSLDHNVALRNRAIDRELKLNEYGVFDVSDVDDPDADQRVGERVAGRTEADVYETLDLPAFPPEIREGTGEIEAADADALPELVTADDVRGDLHTHTDWSDGGNTVAEMVAAATERGYAFHCVTDHAAGPGVFGDTGLTDEQIREQVAAVESVRADAEIDVYHGVEANVDADGDVTTDEDLLAELDLVVASPHAALGQGEATDRLIRAVEHPEVDVLGHPTGRLINERAGLEVDFQRLADAAAAADTALEVNANPARIDLHGEAVRAAVEAGAPVAVNTDAHSPGEFDNVRYGIHTARRGWAEPADVVNTWETERLEAFLG; from the coding sequence ATGCGCAACGACGAGATCGCGACACTGCTCGAAGAGTTCGCCGACCGACTGGAGGCGACCGGCGTGGAGTACAAACCCAGCGCCTACCGTCGCGCGGCCGAGAACGTCCGGGAGTACCCCGGTGCCGTCGAGGATCTGGCGGCCGACGGCGAGGACGCCGTCGCGGAGATCGACCGCGTCGGCGACGCCATCGCGTCGAAGATCGTCGAGTACGTCGAGACGGGCGAGATCGAGGAGTTGGCGGAGTTGCGGGCGAAGTTGCCGGTCGACATCGCGGCGCTGACCCGCGTCGAGGGGGTCGGACCGAAGACCGTCGGCTCGCTGTACGACGCACTCGGCGTCGAGGACCTCGACGACCTCGAACGCGCCGCGGAGGCGGGCGAGATCCAGACGGTGACGGGGTTCGGCGCGAAGACGGAACAGAACATCCTGGAGAACGTCCAGTTCGCCCGCGAGGCGGCCGAGCGGACGCGGCTCGGCGCGGCGCGACCGCTTGCGGACGACCTGTTGGCGTACCTCCGAGAGAGCGAGGCGGTCGAACGGGCGGCGACCGCGGGGTCGATCCGCCGGTGGCGCGACACGGTCGGCGACGTGGACGTGTTGGTCGCGACGACGGCCGGCGAGGCGGTCGTCGAGCGGTTCACCGAGTGGTCCGCGGCCGACGACGTGATCGAGGCGGGCGCCCAGAAGGCGAGCGTGCGCGCCGACGGGGTCCGCGTCGACGTACGGACCGTCGTCCCCGCGGAGTTCGGGGCCGCACTCCAGTACTTCACCGGGTCGCTCGATCACAACGTCGCGCTCCGGAACCGCGCCATCGACCGCGAGTTGAAACTCAACGAGTACGGCGTCTTCGACGTGTCCGACGTCGACGACCCCGACGCAGACCAGCGCGTCGGCGAGCGCGTCGCCGGCCGGACGGAGGCGGACGTGTACGAGACGCTGGATCTCCCGGCGTTCCCGCCGGAGATCAGAGAGGGGACCGGGGAGATCGAGGCCGCCGACGCCGACGCCCTCCCCGAACTGGTGACCGCCGACGACGTGCGCGGCGACCTCCACACGCACACGGACTGGTCGGACGGGGGGAACACGGTCGCGGAGATGGTCGCGGCGGCCACGGAGCGCGGCTACGCGTTCCACTGCGTGACGGACCACGCCGCCGGACCGGGCGTGTTCGGCGACACCGGGCTGACCGACGAGCAGATCCGCGAACAGGTGGCCGCCGTCGAGTCGGTCCGGGCGGACGCCGAGATCGACGTGTACCACGGGGTCGAGGCGAACGTCGACGCCGACGGCGACGTGACGACGGACGAGGACCTGCTGGCGGAGTTGGACCTCGTCGTCGCGTCGCCCCACGCCGCGCTCGGGCAGGGGGAGGCGACCGACCGCCTGATCCGGGCGGTCGAGCACCCGGAAGTCGACGTGTTGGGCCACCCGACCGGGCGGCTCATCAACGAGCGCGCCGGGTTGGAGGTGGACTTCCAGCGGCTCGCCGACGCCGCTGCGGCCGCCGACACGGCGCTGGAGGTGAACGCGAACCCCGCGCGAATAGACCTCCACGGGGAGGCCGTCCGCGCGGCCGTCGAGGCGGGTGCGCCGGTCGCGGTGAACACGGACGCCCACTCGCCGGGCGAGTTCGACAACGTCCGGTACGGGATCCACACCGCGCGACGCGGGTGGGCCGAACCCGCGGACGTGGTGAACACCTGGGAGACAGAACGGCTGGAGGCGTTCCTGGGGTGA
- a CDS encoding Mut7-C RNAse domain-containing protein — translation MRETDRAERFLCDAMLGKLATYLRMCGYDAAYALDRGVEADDRLREIAASEGRRLLTRDVDLAARTRRGVASDEPRREAVSRGESTDGDATATTTDGPPEPILLETREVEDQLREVQAAGYEVTLAARPARCGDCNGTVERVEPSADRPAYVPDERTDVWRCVDCGRHFWKGGHWDRVAETLANL, via the coding sequence GTGAGGGAGACGGATCGCGCGGAGCGGTTCCTCTGTGACGCGATGCTCGGAAAGCTGGCGACGTACCTGCGGATGTGCGGGTACGACGCGGCGTACGCGCTGGACCGCGGGGTGGAGGCCGACGACAGACTCCGCGAGATCGCCGCGAGTGAGGGCCGGCGACTGCTCACACGAGACGTGGATCTGGCGGCACGGACACGTCGTGGTGTGGCGAGCGACGAGCCCCGTCGGGAGGCGGTGTCTCGGGGAGAGTCGACGGACGGCGACGCGACGGCGACCACCACCGACGGACCGCCGGAGCCGATTCTCCTGGAGACGCGGGAGGTCGAGGACCAACTCCGAGAGGTGCAGGCGGCGGGGTACGAGGTGACGTTGGCGGCACGGCCGGCACGGTGTGGAGACTGCAACGGGACCGTCGAGCGAGTCGAGCCGTCGGCCGACCGGCCGGCGTACGTCCCCGACGAGCGGACGGACGTGTGGCGCTGCGTCGACTGCGGGCGGCACTTCTGGAAGGGCGGCCACTGGGACCGCGTCGCCGAGACGCTCGCGAATCTGTGA
- a CDS encoding ribbon-helix-helix domain-containing protein, with protein sequence MTDYTTVSIPKDLADRVDETIEGTSFSSTSDLVRFLLRSIVIQHQQSEETLTESDFDEITDQLRDLGYLE encoded by the coding sequence GTGACAGACTACACCACCGTCTCGATCCCGAAGGACCTCGCGGACCGGGTCGACGAGACTATCGAGGGGACGAGTTTCTCCTCGACGAGCGACCTCGTGCGGTTCCTCCTCCGGAGTATCGTCATCCAACACCAGCAGTCCGAGGAGACGCTCACGGAGTCCGACTTCGACGAGATCACCGACCAACTCCGCGATCTGGGGTACCTGGAGTAG